From a single Pirellulaceae bacterium genomic region:
- a CDS encoding ComF family protein, translated as MPLPTVLPNQDCAACRKSDWRFSRVIALGTYQGKLRQAVIMCKKQLHESLRYAVTQHMADRVMQQIPEIVQQNPLIVPVPNYWLRSLFKTKAAAISLGELLSRHTGWPLATGMIRRIRRTQKQGMLSITERRENVRGAFLNIRHYSLTGRHVLIVDDVLTSGATVNELARQLRRSRPADISAVVIARATGRGQV; from the coding sequence ATGCCGCTGCCCACTGTGCTGCCTAATCAAGATTGTGCTGCCTGTCGCAAATCGGACTGGCGCTTTTCACGCGTGATTGCTCTGGGGACGTATCAGGGGAAACTGCGTCAAGCGGTGATCATGTGCAAAAAGCAGCTTCATGAAAGCCTGCGCTACGCAGTTACCCAGCACATGGCCGACAGGGTAATGCAGCAGATACCGGAAATCGTTCAACAAAACCCGTTGATTGTGCCGGTTCCCAATTACTGGTTGCGTTCATTGTTCAAGACCAAGGCGGCCGCAATCAGTTTGGGGGAACTGCTGTCGCGTCACACCGGTTGGCCCCTGGCCACCGGTATGATCCGCAGAATCCGCAGAACCCAAAAGCAGGGGATGTTGTCGATAACCGAAAGACGCGAAAATGTACGCGGAGCTTTCCTAAACATTCGGCACTATTCGCTAACTGGAAGGCATGTTTTGATAGTCGACGATGTGCTGACCAGCGGGGCGACGGTCAATGAGTTGGCCAGGCAGCTGCGCCGTAGCCGCCCCGCAGATATCAGTGCTGTCGTTATCGCGCGGGCCACCGGGCGTGGACAGGTTTAG
- a CDS encoding SpoIIE family protein phosphatase yields MAYLTAISGSGYGKRIELTKKNTVMGRHPDCDVVLESGAVSRQHASIEEVANGYQLVDLKSRNGTFVNGHLVDKAQPLSDGDLIRICDLEYSFHHTASLGSSELVLDSARFGSGFQSNPGTNSGSSFGSALGFVGPAASGSVSGSAFGSNSFSSSGSLSGSVSASNMDVEMVDDGLEESGQRSVQNKLNIRSGGDGTQLFTSAETRLQAVLDITRSLGRSVRLDEVLPKVLETLFRIFLQADRAFIVLVEDDKLVPRWINTRHPEQQESFRISRTVMREVMDTKEAIISLDASSDERFEMAQSISGFRIRSMIVAPLLDTSGRAIGAIQMDSLDVTRQFEKGDLEILASIAIQAGIAIENAQMHEVLLEKNRVEQDLELARQVQRAFLPSQPHQAAGYQFFDFYRPADQVGGDYFDYIPLGQQRLVTIVADVVGHGVAAAMLMAKLSAEARYCLAAHDDLAQAVSLLNQRISSLNLNRFVTLLCMRLNLVDGHVELVNAGHMLPILKRHGHKQVVEMGEEEAGVPLSVVNDFQYECVSFQLQPGDEIVLYTDGISEAPNTQDAMYGIDRLRRHVESSNGDISQLGEAVVQDVTRFTRDTRQADDMCLVIIKRE; encoded by the coding sequence ATGGCCTATCTCACTGCAATTAGCGGTTCAGGTTATGGGAAGCGCATCGAGCTAACCAAAAAAAACACCGTCATGGGCCGCCACCCTGACTGTGATGTTGTTTTGGAATCGGGTGCCGTCAGCCGACAACATGCCAGCATCGAAGAGGTTGCCAATGGCTATCAGTTGGTGGACCTCAAGAGTCGCAACGGAACTTTCGTCAACGGGCATTTGGTTGACAAGGCTCAGCCGCTGAGCGATGGAGACCTAATCCGCATTTGTGACTTGGAATACTCGTTTCATCATACCGCCAGCCTTGGTTCGTCTGAGTTGGTTCTGGATAGTGCCAGGTTTGGCTCGGGTTTTCAATCGAATCCTGGAACCAATTCTGGATCAAGCTTCGGTTCAGCACTTGGATTCGTGGGACCTGCAGCCTCGGGTTCTGTTTCTGGTTCGGCCTTCGGTTCAAATTCTTTTTCGAGTTCAGGATCATTATCTGGTTCGGTGTCTGCCTCGAATATGGACGTCGAAATGGTGGACGATGGTCTGGAAGAATCCGGCCAGAGATCGGTCCAGAACAAACTGAACATCCGTAGCGGCGGTGATGGCACTCAATTGTTTACATCTGCTGAGACGCGGTTACAAGCGGTGTTGGATATTACTCGCAGCCTAGGTCGCAGCGTGCGACTGGACGAGGTACTGCCCAAAGTACTGGAGACGTTGTTTCGAATCTTTTTGCAAGCCGATCGAGCCTTCATTGTGTTGGTGGAGGATGACAAGCTGGTCCCGCGCTGGATTAACACACGTCATCCCGAGCAGCAAGAGAGTTTTCGCATTAGCCGGACTGTCATGCGCGAGGTGATGGATACCAAAGAGGCGATTATTTCATTGGATGCTTCCAGTGACGAGCGCTTTGAAATGGCTCAGAGCATCTCTGGATTTCGCATCCGGTCAATGATCGTGGCACCGTTGTTGGATACTTCCGGTCGAGCCATTGGTGCCATACAAATGGATTCGTTAGACGTAACCCGACAATTTGAAAAAGGCGACCTGGAAATCCTGGCCAGCATCGCCATTCAGGCCGGCATCGCCATCGAAAACGCTCAGATGCATGAGGTGTTATTGGAAAAGAATCGGGTCGAGCAGGACTTAGAGTTAGCTCGGCAAGTTCAACGGGCCTTTCTGCCCTCGCAACCACATCAAGCCGCTGGTTACCAGTTTTTCGACTTTTATCGCCCCGCCGATCAGGTGGGCGGCGATTATTTTGACTACATCCCTTTGGGCCAGCAGCGGTTAGTTACGATAGTGGCTGACGTTGTGGGGCACGGAGTGGCCGCCGCAATGCTGATGGCAAAACTATCCGCAGAAGCTCGCTATTGTCTAGCGGCGCACGACGACTTGGCTCAGGCCGTATCCTTATTGAACCAGCGTATTTCAAGCCTCAACTTAAATCGATTTGTCACGCTGTTGTGCATGAGATTGAACCTGGTGGACGGACATGTCGAATTAGTCAATGCCGGTCACATGCTGCCGATTTTGAAGCGACATGGACACAAGCAGGTTGTTGAAATGGGTGAAGAGGAAGCCGGGGTTCCACTAAGCGTTGTCAACGATTTCCAGTACGAATGCGTGTCGTTTCAACTTCAACCGGGCGATGAGATTGTGTTGTATACGGACGGTATCAGCGAGGCCCCCAATACTCAAGACGCGATGTATGGCATCGATCGACTCAGACGTCATGTCGAATCCAGCAATGGCGATATCAGCCAATTGGGAGAGGCTGTTGTTCAAGACGTGACGCGATTTACGCGGGATACTCGTCAGGCCGACGATATGTGCCTGGTGATCATCAAACGCGAATGA
- a CDS encoding lactate utilization protein — translation MKAADHFDHARLAQAFVADAARARWHDGALWYVRQKRDRMAQSLPEWEQLRETAAQIKAHMLGKLPEYLEQFERQATALGAQVHWASDATEHNEIVHRILSEYGVRRVVKSKSMLTEECHLNPYLQSRGIQVVDTDLGEWIVQLRDEPPSHIVLPAIHIKKEEVGETFHQHIGTPAGNSDPTFLTRAARSQLRRHFLEAQAGITGVNFAIAETGGVVVCTNEGNADLGISLPPLHIACMGLEKLLPRWIDLSVMTRLLARSATGQPITTYTSHFHGPRPGGQLHIIIVDNGRIGLRGSATYHEALQCIRCGACMNTCPVYRRSGGYSYANTVPGPIGSVLGPARDARRNHSLPYACTLCGSCTDVCPVKIPLHHQLLAWRSELAERRLIPWTKRASMKLASHVLKRPWLYRTAGWIMRLSLRWLPVRLTHSRLNVWAAQRDLPAAPRASFREQYRERKREQ, via the coding sequence ATGAAAGCAGCCGACCACTTTGACCACGCGCGCCTGGCGCAGGCCTTTGTGGCCGATGCCGCGCGGGCTCGATGGCATGATGGAGCGCTGTGGTACGTTCGCCAAAAGCGCGATCGAATGGCCCAGTCGCTGCCCGAATGGGAACAATTGCGAGAAACTGCGGCCCAAATCAAAGCCCACATGCTGGGCAAGTTGCCGGAATACTTGGAGCAATTCGAGCGTCAGGCCACCGCCTTGGGGGCTCAGGTGCATTGGGCCAGCGATGCAACAGAGCACAACGAAATCGTGCATCGCATTCTGAGCGAATATGGCGTTCGGCGAGTTGTCAAAAGCAAGTCGATGCTGACCGAGGAATGTCACTTGAACCCCTATTTGCAGAGCAGGGGCATACAGGTCGTGGACACGGATTTGGGCGAGTGGATTGTACAGCTGCGCGACGAGCCACCCAGTCATATCGTTTTGCCAGCCATACATATCAAAAAGGAAGAGGTCGGCGAGACGTTTCACCAGCATATTGGAACGCCGGCGGGCAATTCTGACCCTACTTTCTTGACGCGCGCAGCTCGCAGCCAATTGAGACGTCATTTTTTGGAAGCCCAAGCCGGAATCACCGGCGTCAATTTTGCGATTGCAGAAACCGGGGGTGTGGTAGTTTGCACCAATGAAGGCAATGCCGATTTGGGAATATCACTGCCACCGCTGCATATCGCTTGCATGGGTTTGGAGAAACTGTTGCCGCGCTGGATCGACCTGAGCGTGATGACGCGACTACTGGCGCGCAGCGCGACGGGCCAGCCGATCACCACTTATACTTCGCACTTCCACGGCCCGCGCCCAGGTGGACAACTGCATATCATTATCGTTGATAATGGGCGAATCGGACTGCGCGGCAGCGCAACCTACCATGAAGCGCTGCAGTGCATCCGCTGTGGTGCATGTATGAATACTTGTCCGGTCTATCGCCGCAGTGGAGGTTACAGCTATGCCAATACGGTGCCGGGACCGATCGGTAGCGTCTTAGGTCCCGCTCGCGACGCACGTCGCAATCATTCGTTGCCTTATGCCTGTACGCTGTGCGGTTCGTGCACCGATGTTTGTCCGGTGAAAATTCCGCTTCATCATCAATTATTGGCATGGCGTAGCGAGCTAGCTGAGCGGCGATTGATTCCATGGACCAAACGTGCATCGATGAAGCTGGCCAGTCATGTGCTGAAGCGCCCGTGGCTGTATCGTACTGCGGGTTGGATAATGCGACTGTCGTTACGCTGGTTGCCTGTTCGGTTAACGCACTCGCGACTAAACGTCTGGGCCGCGCAACGCGATCTCCCAGCAGCACCCCGGGCTAGCTTTCGCGAACAATATCGAGAACGCAAACGCGAGCAATGA
- a CDS encoding rhomboid family intramembrane serine protease, whose amino-acid sequence MRCLGEIDGRKPAEQFVAYLVTQGISTHIDTSSQGGERWEIWVRDEDQLETSRELLRDFQSNPHDPKFHHALREAGQILADRAKQRAIVSKNVRRPTYSVSPLTDRRVPPLTLTVVILCCVVSLASNFGRPGTSNEIGQSINKQLRFVSPLDYLNSNGAPDASLRKGQVWRAVTPIFLHLSTWHLVFNVFGMIVFGRISERWLGTPKYALFILIAAIASNLLQGLSPEWMRGNPNFGGVSGVVYGLFGYIWIRSTLNPDLGIMIPFPVLVLLLLPLVIGLSGLIPNWQFADLAHLGGLVVGVATAILHRH is encoded by the coding sequence ATGCGGTGTCTCGGTGAAATCGACGGTCGCAAGCCGGCCGAACAATTCGTGGCCTATTTGGTGACACAGGGGATTTCTACGCACATTGATACCTCAAGCCAGGGCGGAGAGCGCTGGGAGATTTGGGTTCGCGACGAAGATCAGCTTGAGACTTCTCGCGAGCTGCTGCGCGACTTTCAAAGCAACCCCCATGACCCTAAATTTCATCATGCGCTGCGTGAAGCAGGACAGATTCTGGCAGACCGTGCGAAGCAACGAGCCATTGTCTCTAAGAACGTGCGGCGCCCGACCTACAGCGTGAGTCCACTGACCGATCGGCGCGTTCCTCCGCTGACGCTGACTGTGGTTATTCTGTGTTGCGTCGTGTCATTGGCCAGCAATTTCGGTAGACCAGGTACCTCTAACGAAATTGGCCAATCAATTAACAAGCAACTCAGATTCGTATCGCCGCTAGATTACCTGAATTCGAATGGTGCTCCAGATGCCAGCTTGCGTAAGGGACAAGTGTGGCGTGCCGTGACTCCGATTTTTTTACACTTAAGCACGTGGCATTTGGTGTTTAACGTGTTCGGCATGATCGTGTTTGGACGCATCTCTGAGCGCTGGCTGGGAACACCCAAATACGCACTGTTTATTTTGATCGCTGCAATCGCATCGAACTTGCTGCAAGGATTGTCTCCAGAGTGGATGCGAGGCAACCCGAATTTCGGTGGAGTATCCGGCGTGGTGTACGGTCTGTTTGGCTACATTTGGATTCGCTCGACGTTGAATCCCGACTTAGGAATCATGATTCCCTTTCCGGTGCTCGTGCTTTTGTTGCTGCCATTGGTCATTGGACTTTCGGGGTTAATTCCCAATTGGCAATTTGCTGACCTCGCGCACCTTGGTGGCTTGGTCGTGGGAGTTGCCACCGCCATCTTACACAGGCACTGA
- the guaB gene encoding IMP dehydrogenase encodes MDDKLAYSGITFDDVLLEPRYSQVMPSEVDVATNLTREIRLKAPLLSSPMDTVTEAEMAIALAKVGGMGIVHKNMPIEAQGEEVTKVKRSANGIIVDPVTLHPDQSARAAMELMDSKNVSGIPIVQESGRLVGILTRRDLRFLEKDETPVKMVMTGENLVTATGTVTLEEAEKILTDKKVEKLLLVDDNFNLTGLITIKDIDMMKRYPNACKDASGRLRVGAAVGVFDYDRAGLLIERGVDIIVVDSAHGHSANVIETVREIKRRWKINVIAGNVATFEGCRDLIEAGVDAVKVGIGPGSICTTRVISGVGVPQITAIYNAAKAAEGTGVPVIADGGIRYSGDITKAIAAGASAVMIGGLFAGLAESPGRTILYQGRTFKVYRGMGSIGAMVHGSSERYRQAGQENLLKLVPEGVEGRVPFKGSLADFVYQLVGGLRAGMGYCGVRNIDELRKDAKFIKISAATVRENHPHDIAITQEAPNYSPEYGSGESN; translated from the coding sequence ATGGACGACAAGCTGGCCTATTCGGGAATCACCTTCGATGACGTGCTGCTGGAACCGCGATACAGCCAAGTCATGCCCAGCGAAGTGGATGTGGCCACGAATTTGACTCGCGAGATTCGGCTCAAGGCCCCCCTGTTATCCAGCCCCATGGATACGGTTACCGAGGCGGAGATGGCTATCGCCTTGGCCAAAGTTGGTGGCATGGGGATTGTTCACAAGAACATGCCTATCGAAGCTCAGGGTGAAGAGGTTACCAAGGTCAAGCGCTCCGCCAATGGCATCATTGTCGATCCGGTGACTTTGCACCCCGATCAATCGGCTCGGGCGGCAATGGAGCTGATGGATAGCAAAAACGTCTCGGGGATTCCGATTGTCCAGGAGAGCGGCAGGTTGGTGGGCATACTAACGCGCCGCGACCTGCGGTTCCTCGAAAAGGACGAAACTCCAGTCAAAATGGTGATGACGGGAGAAAATCTGGTAACAGCCACTGGAACCGTAACGCTTGAGGAAGCTGAGAAGATTTTAACGGATAAAAAGGTGGAGAAGCTTTTGCTGGTTGACGATAACTTTAACCTGACGGGGCTGATCACCATCAAAGACATCGACATGATGAAGCGCTACCCCAACGCTTGCAAAGATGCGAGCGGACGATTGCGGGTAGGCGCTGCTGTAGGAGTGTTTGATTACGATCGAGCTGGTCTATTGATCGAGCGCGGAGTCGACATCATCGTGGTTGATTCAGCGCACGGTCACTCGGCCAACGTCATTGAAACGGTACGTGAGATCAAGCGGCGATGGAAAATCAATGTGATAGCCGGCAACGTGGCTACCTTTGAGGGCTGTCGCGACTTGATTGAAGCGGGAGTTGACGCGGTGAAGGTTGGAATCGGCCCCGGTTCGATCTGCACCACACGAGTCATCTCCGGGGTTGGTGTCCCACAAATCACCGCCATATACAACGCAGCCAAAGCAGCCGAAGGAACGGGCGTGCCGGTGATAGCCGACGGTGGCATTCGCTACAGTGGCGACATCACCAAGGCGATTGCTGCCGGAGCCAGTGCGGTCATGATCGGTGGCCTGTTTGCTGGACTGGCGGAAAGCCCGGGTCGAACCATCCTGTACCAAGGTCGGACCTTCAAGGTCTACCGTGGCATGGGTTCCATCGGTGCAATGGTGCACGGCTCCAGCGAGCGATATCGGCAGGCGGGTCAAGAAAACCTGCTCAAGCTGGTTCCCGAAGGAGTCGAAGGTCGGGTGCCCTTCAAAGGTAGCTTGGCCGACTTTGTGTACCAGCTTGTCGGTGGCCTACGCGCTGGCATGGGGTACTGTGGAGTCCGAAATATCGACGAACTTCGTAAGGATGCGAAGTTCATCAAGATCTCCGCTGCAACTGTCAGAGAGAATCACCCACATGACATTGCTATCACGCAGGAAGCACCCAATTACAGTCCCGAATACGGTTCCGGGGAGTCTAACTAG
- a CDS encoding DUF502 domain-containing protein — protein sequence MTKSAEHDSPVKGRTHTTLRHAMWRGIGIIAPPLVTLLLLIWLLNAVEQYVLQPLESGIRQVLVAVTADVIEKPPPGSKLVDDSHPEKGFSFEGFDYVLAPIGRSYLPEYIVKRVNVNLDRLPKDMQRPLSANDYCASYVKLEYMPRWFTIPSLLLVLICGLYFVGRFFAAGIGRFFFNAFEGMIHQVPLISNVYSSVKQVTDFVFSEREIQFTKAIAVEYPKAGAWTLGFVTGESIPQLRRALDCEVVSVFVPTSPMPMTGFTVNVPKSDIVELDMTVDQAIQFIVSCGVVCPVDELKVAPNSSRPLLRSSDVTKSLPSTND from the coding sequence ATGACAAAGAGTGCTGAACACGATTCGCCAGTAAAGGGCCGTACCCATACGACCTTGCGACATGCCATGTGGCGTGGTATCGGCATCATTGCGCCGCCACTGGTAACATTGCTGTTGTTGATTTGGCTGCTGAACGCCGTCGAGCAGTATGTGCTACAGCCACTGGAGTCCGGTATTCGACAAGTTTTGGTAGCGGTCACAGCCGACGTTATCGAAAAACCACCCCCAGGCTCGAAATTGGTTGATGACTCCCATCCGGAAAAAGGATTTTCGTTTGAAGGCTTTGATTATGTACTGGCACCGATTGGTCGCAGCTACTTGCCGGAATACATCGTCAAGCGAGTCAACGTTAATCTGGACCGGCTTCCCAAAGACATGCAGCGGCCACTATCGGCGAACGATTATTGCGCATCGTACGTCAAGCTCGAATATATGCCGCGCTGGTTTACCATTCCGTCCTTGCTATTGGTGCTGATCTGCGGCTTGTACTTCGTAGGGCGTTTCTTCGCAGCGGGCATTGGCCGCTTTTTCTTTAATGCGTTTGAAGGCATGATCCATCAAGTCCCACTGATTAGCAATGTCTATTCGTCAGTGAAGCAAGTCACTGACTTCGTGTTTTCTGAACGTGAGATCCAATTCACAAAGGCGATTGCCGTTGAGTACCCCAAGGCCGGTGCGTGGACCTTGGGATTTGTCACCGGTGAAAGCATTCCCCAACTGAGGCGCGCGCTAGACTGCGAAGTGGTCTCTGTGTTCGTTCCTACCTCGCCCATGCCCATGACCGGATTTACAGTGAACGTGCCTAAGTCGGACATCGTTGAATTGGACATGACGGTTGATCAGGCGATTCAGTTCATCGTCAGTTGCGGCGTGGTCTGTCCGGTCGACGAACTGAAGGTCGCCCCCAATAGCAGCCGACCCTTGCTGAGGTCTTCGGATGTCACCAAATCACTTCCCAGCACAAACGACTGA
- the greA gene encoding transcription elongation factor GreA gives MSDTVPMTQERYNHIRIEVERLETVEMPQIAEKIAAARAEGDLKENAEYHAQRENQGYLQAKINQLKQQLSNAFIIDPSKVDKEQIGLLATVTVKDIDYGDEEQFTLVGAGDENYDTGRILSTSPIGSALMGRRVGDKIEVAVPKGKLKFEIVGIEYKL, from the coding sequence ATGTCCGATACAGTCCCCATGACGCAGGAGCGTTACAATCACATTCGCATCGAGGTCGAGCGGCTCGAAACCGTCGAAATGCCGCAGATCGCCGAGAAGATCGCGGCGGCTAGAGCCGAGGGTGACTTAAAGGAAAATGCCGAATATCATGCGCAGCGCGAGAATCAAGGCTATCTCCAGGCCAAGATTAACCAGCTCAAACAGCAACTGTCCAACGCATTCATTATTGATCCTAGCAAGGTCGATAAGGAACAAATTGGCCTGCTGGCAACCGTAACGGTCAAGGATATCGACTACGGCGACGAAGAGCAGTTTACGTTGGTTGGAGCTGGCGACGAAAATTACGACACCGGTCGCATTCTATCCACCAGTCCCATCGGATCGGCGTTGATGGGCCGGCGCGTGGGTGACAAAATCGAAGTGGCTGTCCCCAAGGGGAAACTCAAGTTCGAGATTGTGGGGATCGAATACAAGCTCTAG